In one window of Streptomyces sp. NBC_01224 DNA:
- a CDS encoding acetamidase/formamidase family protein — protein sequence MNDPRILTVRPKEGEYAWTFGGAAPVARIEPGTFLDVYTEDCFAGRVRSEKDLVSAVCEFPFLNPQTGPFHVVGAEPGDTVAVHFVSVEPARDWAASTTVPLFGALTSTHTTASLQAPLPEVVWMWQLDRARRTCLFSARDSDIQVELPMDPMHGTVGVAPANLEVRSALVPDAHGGNMDTPEMRAGVTCYLGVNVEGALLSLGDGHARQGEGETCGVAVECAMNTVVLVELLKGVTTPWPRIESDTHLMSTGSARPLEDAFRISQLDLVQWLARDYGLSELDAYQLVSQAGEAPLANVCDTNYTCVAKIRKRWLPTGDPHRGLHRHLRETATLLSSP from the coding sequence ATGAACGACCCCCGAATCCTGACCGTCCGCCCCAAGGAGGGCGAGTACGCCTGGACCTTCGGCGGAGCGGCGCCGGTCGCCCGTATCGAGCCGGGGACGTTCCTCGATGTGTATACGGAGGACTGCTTCGCCGGCCGGGTACGCTCCGAGAAGGACCTGGTCTCCGCGGTCTGCGAATTCCCCTTCCTCAACCCGCAGACCGGTCCCTTCCACGTGGTGGGTGCGGAGCCCGGCGACACGGTCGCGGTGCATTTCGTCTCCGTCGAACCGGCCAGGGACTGGGCCGCCTCGACGACCGTGCCTCTCTTCGGGGCCCTCACCTCCACGCACACCACGGCGTCACTGCAGGCTCCGCTGCCCGAGGTGGTGTGGATGTGGCAGCTCGACCGGGCGCGCCGCACCTGTCTGTTCAGCGCCAGGGACAGTGACATCCAGGTGGAGCTGCCGATGGATCCGATGCACGGCACGGTCGGCGTGGCGCCGGCCAATCTGGAGGTACGGTCCGCGCTGGTGCCCGACGCGCACGGCGGGAACATGGACACACCGGAGATGAGGGCGGGCGTCACCTGTTATCTGGGCGTCAACGTCGAGGGTGCACTGCTGAGCCTCGGGGACGGTCATGCCCGCCAGGGCGAGGGCGAGACCTGCGGGGTCGCCGTGGAATGCGCGATGAACACGGTGGTGCTGGTCGAGCTGCTGAAGGGCGTCACGACACCGTGGCCACGGATCGAGTCCGACACCCATCTGATGTCGACCGGCTCCGCCCGTCCGCTCGAAGATGCCTTCCGCATCTCGCAGTTGGACCTGGTGCAGTGGCTGGCGCGCGACTACGGCCTGTCCGAACTCGATGCCTATCAGCTGGTCAGCCAGGCCGGTGAGGCGCCGTTGGCCAATGTGTGCGACACCAACTACACCTGTGTGGCAAAGATCCGCAAAAGGTGGCTGCCCACAGGCGATCCCCATCGCGGACTCCACCGTCATCTGCGGGAGACTGCGACACTGCTGTCCAGCCCCTGA
- a CDS encoding IS4 family transposase, with amino-acid sequence MPRAGQLKSSGERLSDRVAVGVLTQAFPPELVDEVLADTGRIQQRNRLLPARLVVYFVLAMCLFSGQSYEEVARLLTTGLRGARCWRASWAVPSTAAIWKARSRLGVAPLQQLFARVCRPVATPDTQGAFYRDWRLTAIDGTTFDLPDTKTNVEVFGRPPRSGRGEQNVGCPQLRMVGLVECGTHAVFDAAIGALRTGEQTLARAVLPSLRPGMMLLADRGFYGVDLWRTAAATGADLLWRVRKDLVLPVVEQLPDGSYLTEIFDRSDIHHTRRGVPVRAVEYTIAGHEGVYRLLTTILDPGKAPAAELAALYAQRWEFESTLDEIKTHLGGPRLVLRSQHPDGAEQELFGFLLVHHAIRHLMHQAARQGDHDPDRISFTRSLRVVRRQVTDQAAFSPRQTYPRNQSHPR; translated from the coding sequence ATGCCAAGAGCGGGACAGCTGAAGTCATCTGGTGAGCGTCTGTCGGACCGGGTCGCGGTCGGGGTGTTGACACAGGCTTTTCCTCCGGAGCTTGTGGACGAGGTGTTGGCGGATACGGGCCGGATACAGCAGCGGAACCGGCTGTTGCCAGCCCGGCTGGTGGTCTACTTCGTGCTGGCGATGTGCCTGTTCTCGGGGCAGAGCTATGAGGAGGTCGCCCGGCTGCTGACCACGGGTTTGCGGGGTGCGCGGTGTTGGCGTGCATCGTGGGCGGTGCCGAGCACGGCTGCGATCTGGAAAGCCAGGTCCCGGTTGGGTGTGGCGCCGCTGCAGCAGCTGTTCGCGCGGGTGTGCCGTCCGGTCGCCACACCGGACACTCAGGGTGCTTTCTACCGCGACTGGCGGCTGACCGCGATCGACGGCACCACATTCGACCTGCCTGACACGAAGACGAACGTGGAGGTGTTCGGCCGTCCGCCGCGCTCCGGTCGGGGTGAACAGAACGTCGGCTGCCCGCAGTTGCGCATGGTCGGTCTGGTGGAGTGCGGCACCCATGCCGTCTTCGACGCTGCGATCGGTGCTCTGCGCACCGGAGAGCAGACTCTGGCCCGTGCGGTCCTGCCGTCCCTGCGGCCGGGGATGATGCTGCTGGCCGACCGTGGCTTCTACGGCGTGGACCTGTGGCGTACAGCCGCCGCCACTGGGGCGGACCTGCTGTGGCGAGTCCGCAAAGACCTGGTGCTGCCCGTGGTCGAGCAACTGCCGGACGGCTCCTACCTCACGGAGATCTTCGACCGGAGCGACATCCACCACACCCGTCGCGGGGTGCCGGTACGCGCGGTGGAGTACACCATCGCCGGCCACGAGGGTGTCTATCGCCTCCTCACCACGATCCTCGACCCGGGCAAGGCCCCAGCCGCGGAACTGGCCGCCCTCTACGCCCAGCGATGGGAGTTCGAGTCCACCCTCGACGAAATCAAGACCCACCTCGGAGGGCCACGCCTGGTGCTGCGTTCACAGCACCCTGATGGAGCCGAGCAGGAACTCTTCGGCTTCCTGCTCGTCCACCACGCCATCCGACACCTGATGCACCAGGCCGCACGACAAGGCGATCACGATCCCGACCGGATCTCCTTCACCCGCTCACTGCGCGTCGTGCGCCGCCAGGTCACCGACCAGGCGGCGTTTTCCCCCCGGCAGACTTACCCGCGCAATCAAAGCCACCCACGCTGA
- a CDS encoding APC family permease, protein MSGDSSSGLLRDAIGLREVLFQSITAMAPAAAIAASIPAGAAFAGGSLPLSVVVALVACLFTASCVAELARHLPAAGSVATYSAQGLHPAIGFLVGWGYVFVEALVPALLLLQLGFTTAGTLHQEWSSYPADLWWPWSLLGALIIALAGYFGVRASARFGTVLGIFEVLVFVAFAVLLIEHAGSDNTLSVFGTSHTADGFGGISGIFAGSVYTVLAFAGFEAAAPLAEETKNPRRTMRRAVLGAALSIGLVYVLTTYAMSVYFGPDRFAGFGASGAASWEGVARASFGLFWVLLFLAVVNSTVANANACANVSTRTAFALGRIGVFPRAFARLHPRRRSPVTGVAVQFVIAVGAALGLGFAYDPVTAFVLLATVIVTVIIGVYIIVNLACAGYFLRRRRDAFNPVLHLLFPGLGIAAFVPALLTAAGIPAFEFVSELSAPVSYAGPVVGVWMLLGIVVLAVLLRRHPERVAQTGRIHLDDAPEPAGEPETGAVQR, encoded by the coding sequence GTGTCGGGGGATTCGAGCAGCGGACTGTTACGCGATGCCATCGGGCTGCGCGAAGTCCTTTTCCAAAGCATCACGGCGATGGCGCCGGCCGCCGCCATCGCCGCGTCCATTCCGGCCGGAGCCGCGTTCGCGGGCGGCAGTCTGCCGCTGTCCGTGGTGGTGGCACTGGTCGCCTGTCTGTTCACCGCGTCGTGCGTCGCGGAGCTGGCGCGCCATCTGCCGGCTGCCGGTTCGGTAGCCACCTACTCGGCGCAGGGGCTGCATCCGGCCATCGGCTTTCTCGTCGGCTGGGGATACGTCTTCGTCGAAGCGCTGGTGCCCGCGCTGTTGCTTCTTCAGCTCGGCTTCACCACGGCGGGCACCCTGCACCAGGAGTGGTCGTCCTACCCCGCGGACCTGTGGTGGCCGTGGTCGCTGCTGGGCGCGTTGATCATCGCGCTCGCCGGGTATTTCGGAGTCCGGGCCTCCGCCCGGTTCGGAACCGTGCTCGGCATCTTCGAGGTGCTCGTCTTCGTCGCCTTCGCCGTGCTGCTCATCGAGCATGCGGGTTCGGACAACACCCTGTCGGTGTTCGGCACTTCGCACACTGCGGACGGCTTCGGCGGCATCAGCGGTATTTTCGCCGGTTCGGTCTACACCGTGCTGGCGTTCGCCGGCTTCGAGGCCGCGGCGCCACTCGCCGAGGAGACGAAGAACCCGCGGCGCACGATGCGGCGTGCGGTGCTCGGCGCGGCACTCTCCATCGGCCTGGTGTACGTCCTCACCACCTATGCGATGTCTGTGTACTTCGGGCCCGACAGGTTCGCCGGATTCGGTGCTTCGGGCGCGGCGTCGTGGGAAGGCGTGGCCCGCGCCTCGTTCGGGCTGTTCTGGGTGCTGCTCTTCCTCGCCGTGGTCAACTCGACCGTGGCCAACGCCAATGCGTGCGCCAATGTGTCGACCCGGACGGCGTTCGCCCTCGGCCGCATCGGGGTGTTCCCGCGGGCCTTCGCGCGGCTTCATCCGCGGCGCCGCTCCCCCGTCACCGGAGTGGCCGTGCAGTTCGTGATCGCGGTCGGCGCGGCGCTCGGACTGGGTTTCGCCTACGACCCGGTGACCGCGTTCGTGCTGCTGGCCACCGTGATCGTGACGGTGATCATCGGTGTGTACATCATCGTGAATCTGGCCTGCGCCGGGTACTTCCTGCGCCGACGGCGCGACGCGTTCAACCCCGTACTCCATCTGCTCTTCCCGGGACTCGGCATCGCGGCATTCGTCCCTGCCCTGCTGACGGCCGCCGGGATTCCGGCCTTCGAATTCGTCTCCGAACTGAGTGCCCCCGTCTCGTACGCCGGTCCGGTCGTCGGTGTCTGGATGCTGCTCGGGATCGTTGTGCTGGCGGTGCTGCTGCGCAGACATCCGGAGCGGGTGGCACAGACCGGGCGGATCCATCTTGACGACGCCCCGGAGCCGGCCGGGGAACCCGAGACAGGAGCAGTACAGCGATGA
- a CDS encoding GAF domain-containing protein, whose translation MTDPWVALAADTDPGERLGQLRHAHEVFTTAGRLERPVRPVVGESWRRSARARVSPDGAALVELSADDLGPYRDGHPLAPAMPLIRELMSAYATDGEHLLAVCDAHGRLLWVEGHALTRRAAGRMNFVEGARWAESVAGTNAPGTAIAVDRPVQVFAAEHFLRPVQQWTCAAAPLHDPHTGRVLGAVDITGGDRLAHPHSLAFVQAVARAAESQLALLAPSPAGETVQLSALGRDEALLVAGGRKIPLSRRHSEILVTLARHPEGLGGDELLVELYEDESVTPVTLRAELSRLRRLLGPEFLLSRPYRLSVPVDADFDTVARRLASGAVAAALSAYAGPLLPGSQAPSVSRLRRRLDEQLRAALIARGDPGLLADWAYSPWGEDDLPVWQALASAVPAGQRPALLARTRALDAEQR comes from the coding sequence TTGACGGATCCCTGGGTGGCCCTGGCAGCCGATACGGACCCCGGCGAACGGCTTGGCCAACTGCGGCACGCACACGAGGTGTTCACCACGGCTGGACGGCTGGAGCGGCCGGTGCGTCCGGTGGTCGGCGAGTCGTGGCGGCGCTCGGCCCGGGCCCGGGTCAGCCCGGACGGCGCGGCCCTGGTCGAGCTGAGCGCGGACGACCTCGGGCCGTACCGGGACGGGCATCCCCTGGCCCCCGCCATGCCGCTGATCCGTGAGCTGATGAGCGCGTATGCGACGGACGGCGAACATCTTCTCGCGGTGTGCGACGCGCACGGCAGACTGCTGTGGGTCGAAGGACACGCGTTGACCCGACGGGCCGCGGGCCGGATGAACTTCGTGGAGGGCGCCCGCTGGGCCGAGTCCGTGGCCGGGACGAACGCGCCGGGTACTGCCATCGCCGTCGACCGGCCGGTGCAGGTCTTCGCCGCCGAGCACTTCCTGCGGCCGGTCCAGCAGTGGACGTGCGCGGCGGCGCCGCTCCACGACCCGCACACGGGACGGGTCCTGGGCGCCGTGGACATCACCGGTGGGGACCGGCTCGCGCATCCGCACAGCCTGGCGTTCGTGCAGGCGGTGGCACGCGCCGCCGAGTCGCAGCTGGCACTCCTCGCGCCCTCGCCGGCCGGGGAGACCGTACAGCTCAGTGCGCTCGGCAGGGACGAGGCCCTGCTCGTCGCGGGAGGCCGCAAGATCCCGCTCAGCAGGCGGCACAGCGAGATCCTGGTGACGCTGGCCCGCCACCCCGAGGGCCTCGGCGGCGACGAACTCCTTGTCGAGCTGTACGAGGACGAGTCGGTGACGCCGGTAACCCTGCGGGCCGAACTGTCCAGGCTGCGGCGACTGCTCGGTCCCGAGTTCCTTCTTTCCCGCCCCTACCGTCTCTCCGTGCCGGTCGACGCCGATTTCGACACGGTGGCGCGCAGGCTGGCATCCGGGGCGGTGGCAGCGGCACTCAGCGCCTACGCGGGTCCGCTGCTGCCGGGCTCGCAGGCACCATCCGTCAGCCGTCTGCGGCGCCGGCTCGACGAGCAATTGCGGGCAGCGCTCATCGCACGCGGTGACCCGGGGCTGCTGGCCGACTGGGCGTACAGCCCGTGGGGCGAGGACGATCTCCCGGTCTGGCAGGCGCTCGCCTCGGCCGTACCCGCCGGCCAGCGACCCGCGCTCCTGGCCAGGACCCGGGCGCTGGACGCCGAGCAGCGGTAG
- a CDS encoding helix-turn-helix transcriptional regulator, with amino-acid sequence MARPPALKLAEVLAEIRMSPSAFYRLRARGHAPRMIKLPNGELRCRRVDLDAWWEACERDTPEWQ; translated from the coding sequence ATGGCTCGCCCTCCCGCACTCAAACTCGCCGAGGTCCTGGCGGAAATCCGAATGAGCCCGTCAGCGTTCTACCGCTTGCGCGCTCGCGGTCATGCGCCCCGAATGATCAAACTTCCGAATGGTGAACTCCGCTGCCGCCGCGTCGATCTAGACGCGTGGTGGGAAGCGTGTGAGAGGGATACGCCTGAATGGCAATGA
- a CDS encoding tyrosine-type recombinase/integrase codes for MAMSYRVRFWDTRERPDRRKGFEIRWTVNGREKSESFLTKGLAESRRSKLVTAARDGEPFDTRTGLPASELRALKQRTTWYVLAREYIEQRWDRTPGNTRRTLADALATITPAFVEPEHMSRAPRELRRALYSWAFNKKAWKGDPPEEWQAALDWLQRHSLPVSELAEPDVLRRGLDALCRKVDGAAAAAKTVKRKRAAVNEVFGVAVERGYFTQNPLTGLRWSAPEVADEVDPDCVPNPAQVGRLLAAVRALPGRGPHLYAFFGCMYYAAMRPAEVIHLQKPQCRLPTTGWGLLNLKGGVVTAGKEWTNDGAVHEVHSLKRRAAKATRPVPIPPVLVRMLREHIESFGVAPDGRLFRNGAGNYVDTSAYNITWGRAREAALTLDEHALELAKRPYDLRHAGISFWLASGVDPAECARRAGQSIQVLFRYYAKFLAEARNHANSLIEGSMRRWEGQDRSAEDT; via the coding sequence ATGGCAATGAGCTACAGAGTTCGATTTTGGGACACCCGGGAGCGGCCCGACCGTCGCAAGGGGTTCGAAATTCGATGGACCGTCAATGGGCGGGAGAAATCCGAGTCCTTTCTCACGAAGGGCCTTGCGGAGAGCCGACGTTCCAAGCTCGTGACTGCCGCGCGCGACGGCGAGCCGTTCGATACAAGGACGGGCCTGCCGGCCTCCGAGCTCCGGGCCCTGAAACAGCGCACCACCTGGTATGTCCTGGCGAGGGAGTACATCGAGCAGCGTTGGGACCGTACGCCGGGAAATACACGTCGGACGCTTGCCGACGCTCTCGCGACCATCACTCCAGCCTTTGTTGAGCCAGAGCACATGTCCCGGGCACCTCGTGAACTGCGGAGGGCACTGTATTCATGGGCTTTCAACAAAAAAGCCTGGAAGGGGGATCCGCCCGAGGAGTGGCAGGCAGCACTGGATTGGCTGCAGCGCCATTCGTTGCCCGTGAGCGAGTTGGCGGAGCCCGATGTGCTGCGCCGGGGACTCGACGCTCTGTGCCGCAAGGTCGATGGGGCAGCCGCTGCAGCGAAGACCGTGAAGCGCAAGAGAGCTGCCGTCAACGAGGTGTTCGGGGTCGCAGTGGAACGTGGGTACTTCACCCAGAACCCGCTGACCGGCCTGCGGTGGTCTGCGCCGGAAGTTGCCGACGAAGTCGATCCGGACTGCGTGCCCAATCCGGCGCAGGTGGGCCGCCTGCTTGCTGCGGTCAGGGCTCTGCCCGGTCGAGGCCCGCACCTGTACGCCTTTTTCGGCTGCATGTACTACGCCGCGATGCGTCCTGCTGAGGTTATTCACTTGCAGAAGCCCCAGTGCCGACTGCCAACGACTGGATGGGGGCTCCTCAACCTGAAGGGCGGGGTCGTCACGGCGGGGAAGGAGTGGACGAACGACGGTGCCGTTCACGAGGTCCACTCACTGAAGCGACGCGCGGCCAAGGCGACGAGGCCCGTGCCTATCCCGCCTGTGCTGGTGCGCATGCTGCGCGAGCACATAGAGAGTTTCGGTGTCGCACCCGATGGACGTCTGTTCCGCAATGGTGCGGGAAACTACGTCGATACTTCCGCGTACAACATCACATGGGGGCGTGCGCGCGAGGCCGCACTGACTCTCGACGAACACGCCCTTGAGCTGGCGAAACGCCCCTACGACCTGCGCCACGCAGGGATCTCATTCTGGCTTGCCTCCGGTGTCGACCCGGCAGAGTGTGCGCGCCGCGCCGGACAGAGCATCCAGGTCCTCTTCCGCTACTACGCCAAGTTTCTGGCCGAGGCGCGGAACCATGCCAACAGCCTGATCGAGGGGTCGATGCGAAGGTGGGAGGGGCAGGACCGCAGTGCAGAGGACACATGA
- the exaC gene encoding acetaldehyde dehydrogenase ExaC: protein MTRYAAPGTEGAIVSYESRYDHWIGGEYVPPARGQYFENPSPVNGRHFTEIARGSAEDVERALDAAHAAAPAWGATAAGDRASVLNRIADRMEAHLEELAVAESWDNGKPVRETLAADIPLAIDHFRYFAGALRAQEGSLSEIDDDTIAYHFHEPLGVVAQIIPWNFPILMATWKLAPALAAGNAVVLKPAEQTPASIHVWLKLVADLLPPGVVNIVNGFGAEAGKPLASSPRVAKIAFTGETTTGRLIMQYASENIKPVTLELGGKSPNIFFDDVWNADDDFRDKALEGFTMFALNQGEVCTCPSRALIQRGHYSEFLEAGIARTEKIVPGHPLDTDTMIGAQASNDQLQKILSYLDIGQQEGAKVLTGGQRIEYDGELAGGYYVQPTIFEGDNRMRVFQEEIFGPVVAVTSFSDFDDAIGTANDTLYGLGAGVWTRDINTAYRAGRAIQAGRVWTNCYHAYPAHAAFGGYKQSGIGRENHKMMLEHYQQTKNLLVSYSPKKLGFF, encoded by the coding sequence ATGACCCGTTACGCTGCGCCGGGCACCGAGGGCGCCATCGTCTCGTACGAGTCCCGCTACGACCACTGGATCGGCGGCGAATACGTCCCGCCCGCCCGTGGCCAGTACTTCGAGAACCCCAGCCCCGTCAACGGCCGCCACTTCACCGAGATCGCCCGTGGCAGTGCCGAGGACGTCGAACGGGCCCTGGACGCGGCACACGCCGCGGCTCCCGCGTGGGGAGCGACCGCGGCAGGCGACCGCGCCTCGGTCCTCAACAGGATCGCCGACCGGATGGAGGCGCACCTGGAGGAACTGGCGGTCGCCGAGAGCTGGGACAACGGCAAGCCGGTACGCGAGACCCTGGCCGCCGACATCCCCCTGGCCATCGACCACTTCCGCTACTTCGCCGGTGCGCTGCGCGCTCAGGAGGGATCGCTCAGCGAGATCGACGACGACACTATCGCGTACCACTTCCACGAGCCGCTGGGCGTCGTCGCGCAGATCATTCCGTGGAACTTCCCCATCCTGATGGCGACCTGGAAGCTGGCCCCGGCGCTCGCGGCGGGCAACGCGGTGGTCCTCAAACCGGCCGAACAGACCCCGGCCTCCATCCACGTATGGCTGAAGCTGGTGGCCGACCTCCTTCCGCCCGGCGTCGTCAACATCGTCAACGGCTTCGGCGCGGAGGCCGGCAAGCCTCTCGCCTCCAGCCCCCGTGTCGCGAAGATCGCCTTCACCGGTGAGACCACCACGGGGCGACTGATCATGCAGTACGCCTCCGAGAACATCAAGCCGGTGACGCTCGAACTGGGCGGCAAGTCGCCGAACATCTTCTTCGACGACGTGTGGAACGCGGACGACGACTTCCGCGACAAGGCCCTCGAGGGCTTCACCATGTTCGCCCTCAACCAGGGCGAGGTCTGCACCTGTCCCTCGCGCGCGCTGATCCAGCGCGGGCACTACAGCGAATTCCTGGAGGCGGGCATCGCCCGCACCGAAAAGATCGTGCCCGGACACCCGCTGGACACGGACACGATGATCGGCGCCCAGGCCTCCAACGACCAGTTGCAGAAAATCCTTTCGTACCTGGACATCGGCCAGCAGGAGGGCGCGAAGGTCCTCACGGGCGGTCAGAGGATCGAGTACGACGGGGAGCTGGCGGGTGGCTACTACGTCCAGCCGACCATCTTCGAGGGCGACAACCGGATGCGGGTCTTCCAGGAGGAGATCTTCGGCCCGGTCGTGGCGGTCACGTCCTTCTCGGACTTCGACGACGCGATCGGAACGGCGAACGACACGCTGTACGGCCTCGGGGCGGGCGTATGGACCCGCGACATCAACACCGCGTACCGGGCGGGCCGTGCCATCCAGGCAGGCAGGGTCTGGACGAACTGCTACCACGCGTACCCGGCCCATGCCGCCTTCGGCGGCTACAAGCAGTCGGGGATCGGCCGTGAGAACCACAAGATGATGCTGGAGCACTACCAGCAGACGAAGAATCTTCTGGTGTCGTACTCGCCGAAGAAGTTGGGCTTCTTCTAG
- a CDS encoding SWF or SNF family helicase: protein MSDAYDSGRYDREGYEGDGSDAPTPVQERTFAALQPAHGRGFAESWWGRAWLKALEDTALDGEQLKRGRRFAREGRVGAVSVRPGRITAVVRDRDSSTYRSDVLLQELNEAEWERFLDMAVDRAGHIAALLDREMPPHLVEDAAAAGVELLPGIGDLDPQCTCEAWDHCPHTAALCYQVARLLDQDPFVLLLMRGRGERRLLDELQVRIAARAEGNGPFGSAALPDGSGAAGTKAKDRGVRADEAFAARDILPPLPAPPPLPAEPGPAPSLDTETQPDSGIDPAVLELLATDSAARAHRMLADALSPGHEQHPLPAGLTPQQDAVRLVADTRPEPWIATRLAAGSGRPRAELDAAVRAWQYGGAAALTVLDEEWTPDPESLARARARLAEAWEEGELPRLRSAGNRWTGVEGGVQLRYGRDGRWWPYRKEGGRWVPAGPADDDPSAALAGSSVSDD, encoded by the coding sequence ATGAGCGACGCATACGACAGCGGGAGATACGACCGTGAAGGATACGAAGGCGACGGGAGCGATGCCCCGACGCCGGTACAGGAACGTACCTTCGCCGCGCTGCAGCCCGCGCACGGCCGCGGCTTTGCGGAGTCCTGGTGGGGCAGGGCATGGCTGAAGGCCCTGGAGGACACCGCGTTGGACGGCGAACAGCTCAAGAGGGGGCGGAGGTTCGCCCGCGAGGGCCGGGTCGGTGCGGTTTCCGTACGGCCCGGCCGGATCACCGCGGTCGTCCGGGACCGGGACTCGTCCACGTACCGCAGTGATGTGCTCCTCCAGGAGCTGAACGAGGCGGAGTGGGAACGGTTCCTGGACATGGCCGTTGACAGAGCGGGGCACATCGCGGCGCTTCTCGACCGCGAAATGCCGCCGCACCTGGTGGAGGACGCTGCGGCGGCAGGTGTGGAACTGCTGCCGGGGATCGGCGATCTGGACCCGCAGTGCACCTGCGAGGCGTGGGACCACTGCCCGCACACCGCTGCCCTGTGCTACCAGGTGGCGCGGTTGCTGGACCAGGATCCGTTCGTCCTGCTGCTCATGCGGGGGCGCGGCGAGCGGCGGCTCCTGGACGAACTCCAGGTGCGCATCGCGGCCCGCGCCGAGGGGAACGGGCCGTTCGGCTCTGCCGCCCTCCCCGACGGGTCCGGTGCCGCCGGCACGAAGGCGAAGGACCGCGGCGTACGGGCGGACGAGGCGTTCGCCGCGCGGGACATCCTGCCCCCGCTGCCCGCTCCCCCGCCGCTGCCCGCGGAGCCCGGCCCCGCGCCGTCGCTGGACACGGAGACCCAACCGGACTCCGGCATCGATCCGGCGGTACTGGAGTTGCTGGCGACGGACAGTGCGGCACGCGCCCACCGGATGCTGGCGGACGCACTCTCCCCCGGCCATGAACAGCATCCGTTGCCGGCCGGTTTGACCCCGCAGCAGGATGCCGTGCGGCTGGTCGCGGACACCCGGCCCGAACCCTGGATCGCGACACGGCTGGCAGCCGGATCGGGGCGGCCGCGAGCCGAACTCGATGCGGCGGTGCGTGCCTGGCAGTACGGCGGGGCGGCTGCGCTCACCGTGCTGGATGAGGAGTGGACGCCGGATCCGGAGTCTCTGGCCAGGGCCCGGGCCCGGCTCGCCGAGGCGTGGGAGGAGGGCGAGCTGCCCCGGCTGCGGTCGGCGGGCAATCGCTGGACAGGTGTCGAAGGCGGGGTACAGCTGCGGTACGGGCGGGACGGGCGCTGGTGGCCGTACCGCAAGGAGGGCGGGCGCTGGGTTCCGGCAGGTCCGGCGGATGACGATCCGTCGGCGGCGCTGGCAGGCTCAAGCGTGTCGGACGACTGA
- a CDS encoding N-acetylmuramoyl-L-alanine amidase, whose translation MHRRRILQGAAVTAAAALIPASARAAASTAAGDTDYPLAHWTPASTSNCTASNRPSAYPIQYVIIHVTQETFPNTIGIFQNPAKQVSAHYVVRSADGYVAQCVREQNIAWHAGNWDYNTRSIGIEHEGWVDQPSYFTNAMYEKSALLTASVCDRYSIPKDRAHILGHAQVPGTDHTDPGPNWDWVRYIRLVNLYGTG comes from the coding sequence ATGCACCGCAGAAGGATCCTTCAGGGCGCCGCCGTAACGGCGGCCGCCGCGCTGATCCCGGCCTCCGCCCGCGCCGCGGCATCCACGGCGGCAGGCGACACCGACTATCCGCTCGCCCACTGGACACCCGCGTCCACGTCCAACTGCACGGCGTCGAACCGCCCTTCGGCCTATCCCATCCAGTACGTGATCATCCATGTCACCCAGGAGACGTTTCCGAACACGATCGGGATCTTCCAGAATCCGGCGAAACAGGTCTCCGCGCACTATGTGGTGCGCTCGGCGGACGGCTATGTCGCCCAGTGCGTCCGGGAACAGAACATCGCCTGGCATGCGGGCAACTGGGACTACAACACGCGCAGCATCGGCATCGAGCACGAGGGCTGGGTGGACCAGCCCTCGTACTTCACCAACGCCATGTACGAGAAGTCGGCGTTGCTGACCGCCTCGGTCTGCGACCGTTACAGCATCCCCAAGGACCGTGCGCACATCCTCGGCCATGCTCAGGTCCCGGGCACCGACCATACCGATCCCGGCCCGAACTGGGACTGGGTGCGCTACATCCGTCTCGTCAATCTCTACGGAACCGGCTGA